A window from Cryobacterium sp. PAMC25264 encodes these proteins:
- a CDS encoding tyrosine-type recombinase/integrase yields MALPTFTSDAVRRRLAKVGSMGLDELLFQSRDGTPLTTANVRRQLRQVLEGAGINGVTPHMFRRTVATAVTTAALLDRAKEIRSFARCGQCCR; encoded by the coding sequence ATCGCCCTCCCCACCTTCACCTCCGACGCGGTCCGCCGGCGGCTCGCCAAAGTCGGGAGCATGGGCCTGGATGAACTGCTGTTCCAATCCCGGGACGGCACCCCGCTGACCACCGCAAACGTGCGCCGTCAGCTGCGACAGGTTCTCGAGGGTGCCGGCATCAACGGGGTGACCCCGCACATGTTCCGCCGCACGGTAGCGACCGCGGTCACCACCGCCGCGCTCCTCGACCGGGCGAAGGAGATCAGAAGTTTCGCGAGATGCGGTCAGTGCTGCAGATAG
- a CDS encoding NAD(P)-dependent alcohol dehydrogenase: protein MESMRAVLFNRYGNPEELYQGTLPRPEARAGEVLVRVDAASVNGADLLLRSGKLGLLTGRRFPKQLGIDFAGTLIATDPGADLGGLAIGDQVWGIVDERGGPRSLAEFLSVPAIQIARAPNNLTPEDAVTLLAGGTTAYTGLVEKARVQRGERVLVRGAAGGVGSVAVQLAKMLGAHVTALAGASGQEFVRGLGADAVYDYRVTPREELGRYDVIFDTHGSDLLAFRRLLAPGGRMVSIAFDKEAPIRSLVTIAASAAFGARRIRFFRGKPERRDFQRLTAQVERGEIRSVLDRVFPLARSADAHAALETHGVHGKVVISISE, encoded by the coding sequence ATGGAGAGCATGCGGGCAGTCCTGTTCAATCGGTACGGCAACCCGGAGGAACTTTATCAGGGGACTCTTCCGAGGCCGGAGGCGCGAGCAGGAGAGGTCCTTGTGCGAGTCGACGCCGCCTCAGTCAACGGCGCGGACCTGTTGCTTCGGTCGGGCAAGCTCGGTCTTCTCACCGGCCGTCGTTTTCCAAAGCAACTCGGGATCGATTTTGCCGGAACACTCATCGCCACAGATCCCGGAGCCGATCTTGGCGGGCTGGCTATCGGCGACCAGGTATGGGGCATAGTCGATGAGAGGGGAGGGCCCCGCTCGCTCGCCGAGTTCCTGAGTGTTCCCGCGATCCAGATCGCGCGGGCACCGAACAATCTGACTCCGGAGGACGCGGTCACGCTCCTCGCCGGCGGCACGACCGCTTATACCGGTCTCGTGGAAAAGGCCCGCGTGCAGCGCGGTGAGCGAGTGCTTGTGCGGGGTGCGGCAGGTGGCGTCGGCAGCGTGGCCGTGCAGCTCGCGAAGATGCTCGGGGCGCACGTGACGGCGCTCGCGGGTGCGTCCGGCCAAGAATTCGTGAGGGGATTGGGAGCTGATGCCGTGTACGACTACCGGGTAACGCCGCGCGAGGAGCTGGGCAGGTATGACGTCATTTTTGATACGCACGGGAGTGACCTGCTCGCGTTTCGCCGCCTGCTGGCGCCGGGCGGAAGAATGGTGTCGATCGCTTTCGACAAGGAGGCGCCAATACGCAGCCTTGTGACCATTGCCGCCAGCGCGGCTTTCGGCGCTCGACGCATCCGCTTCTTCAGGGGCAAGCCTGAACGGCGCGACTTCCAGCGGCTCACCGCACAGGTCGAGCGGGGAGAGATCCGCTCCGTACTCGATCGCGTCTTTCCGCTGGCCCGGTCTGCGGACGCACATGCCGCACTTGAAACCCACGGCGTACACGGGAAAGTGGTCATCTCGATCTCAGAGTAA
- the bla gene encoding class A beta-lactamase, translating to MATQNKRWTTIVLGSLLMVASSGCTAAALNTPAGTPSRDATEPADSALQTALDELENQYDARIGLSVIDTADGSTLDYQGDSRFGYASTLKTLAAAALLDQTTTEELDRVITWSEADVLEAGYSPVTSEHLDTGLPLGDVAMAAIRASDNTAMNLMLKQFGGPAGLDKIIEGYGDTVTDVVDNEPGLNTVTTENTANTSTPRAFTKTLERIVSGEILDDADRSTLIDWMTGNATGDTLIRAGAPEGWEVADKSGGSGAIRNDVAVVIPPDGIPLIITVFTTRNDPDVAYDDALVAETARLALATMAAARENR from the coding sequence ATGGCTACCCAGAACAAACGATGGACGACGATCGTCCTCGGCTCGCTACTGATGGTCGCATCCTCCGGGTGCACCGCGGCCGCGCTGAACACGCCAGCAGGCACGCCCTCGCGGGACGCCACAGAACCGGCGGATTCAGCACTGCAGACCGCACTAGACGAACTCGAGAACCAGTACGACGCTCGGATCGGGCTCAGCGTGATCGATACCGCTGACGGCTCGACCCTCGACTACCAAGGCGACAGCCGCTTTGGCTACGCATCCACTCTCAAAACGCTGGCTGCAGCAGCCCTGCTCGACCAGACCACGACTGAAGAGCTGGACCGTGTCATCACCTGGTCTGAGGCGGATGTCCTCGAGGCCGGCTACTCCCCCGTCACCAGCGAACACCTCGACACCGGCCTGCCACTCGGTGATGTCGCCATGGCCGCCATACGCGCGAGTGACAACACCGCCATGAACCTCATGCTCAAGCAATTCGGAGGCCCGGCCGGCCTCGACAAGATCATCGAAGGGTACGGCGACACCGTGACTGACGTGGTCGACAACGAGCCTGGTCTGAACACGGTCACCACCGAGAACACTGCCAACACGTCGACTCCACGAGCCTTCACGAAGACCTTGGAGCGAATTGTCTCGGGCGAGATTCTGGATGACGCCGACCGTTCCACCCTCATCGACTGGATGACAGGGAATGCGACCGGGGATACCCTGATTCGTGCCGGGGCGCCGGAAGGTTGGGAAGTCGCCGATAAATCGGGAGGCTCCGGAGCGATCCGCAACGATGTGGCCGTCGTGATCCCCCCGGACGGAATTCCGTTGATTATCACGGTCTTCACGACCCGAAACGACCCCGACGTGGCATACGATGACGCGCTCGTCGCGGAGACGGCGAGACTGGCGCTCGCGACGATGGCAGCAGCCCGCGAGAACCGGTAA